From Deinococcota bacterium:
CCTTGCTGAGCAGCTTGACCTCTTCGATGACGATGCCCTTCGAGGCCGCCTTGAGCATGTCGTAGAGCGTGAGAGCGGCGACGCTGGCCGCGGTCAGCGCCTCCATCTCGACCCCGGTCGCGGCGGTCGTCTGGCAGACCGCCACGAAGCGGACCCGGTCCCCCTCCTCGGTTCCCGTCACCGCCACCTTGGTGAGCGGCAGCGGGTGACAGAGCGGGATGAGCTCGGCGGTGCGCTTGGCCGCCATGATGCCCGCGAGTTCGGCCACCGCCACCGCGTCGCCCTTGGGGTTGTCCCGTAGCGCCGCCGCCGCCTCGGGCGGCAAGCTCACGAGTGCCTGCGCCTCCGCCCGGCGGAGCGTCGCCTCCTTCGCTGACACGTCGACCATCACCGCCTTGCCGTCCTTGAAGTGGGTGAGCATAAGCCAAAGTATAAGGCATCAAGTATAAGGCATAAGGGCTAGCGGCCGGGCCAGGGTTCATAGCCCGCCTCGGCGAAGTAGAGGGCGTGAGCGGGCGCGTTCGGCCCCAACCTGCGGCGCTCTCCTGTCGCCAGGAGCCCGTCTAAGTCACCGGGCGCAAGCTTGCCCTCGCCGACGTAGAGCAGCGTGCCGACGATGGCCCGCACCATGCCGCGCAAAAAGCCGTCGGCCGCCACCTGCAGGCTGAGGTCGCTGCCGCTGAGGTCACTGCCGCTGGGCTCGAGCCGGCAGAGGTAGACCTCGCGCT
This genomic window contains:
- the moaC gene encoding cyclic pyranopterin monophosphate synthase MoaC, whose translation is MLTHFKDGKAVMVDVSAKEATLRRAEAQALVSLPPEAAAALRDNPKGDAVAVAELAGIMAAKRTAELIPLCHPLPLTKVAVTGTEEGDRVRFVAVCQTTAATGVEMEALTAASVAALTLYDMLKAASKGIVIEEVKLLSKEGGKSGPWRAS